The DNA window TGCGGGTAAGTTCGGCCCGGCTGTACCTGAACGTCACCAATCCGCTGATTCTTTACTCGCCACTGGTGCGCGACCATCTGGCGGTTGATCCGGAAGGCAACGGCTACGCTTCTTCGACTGTGGCTGCTCAGGGAGCGGATACCGGAACCCAGGCACGCCAGATCGCCATTAACCTCAACAACCCGCCCGTTCGGCAATTTACGTTCGGTGTAAATCTTAAATTCTAACCTCGAACCTACGATGAAAGCAATAAAATTTTGTGCCGTGCTTGGCCTGACGGCAGTGCTGAGCACCGGTTGCGAAAAAATCCTGGAAGAGAACCCACAATCTCAGATTGTACCGTCGTACTTCAACAGCGCATCGGGCGTATTGGGTGGTATTGCCGGTGTCTACAACGATATCCGCGGACAGTGGGGTACCGAAGGCTTCACTATTGAAATGCAGGCCGGTACCGATGAGTTTCTGCGCGGGGCCAGTGCGGGTAGTTCTACGGCTTATGACTACAACGGTCTGAACGGTAGTAACTTCGGGTCGGCGTGGGGAACCGCCTTTCAGGATATCAATACACTGAACGGCGTACTTCAGTACGGGCAGACGGTAGATCTGGCCGATGCTACCCGCAAGCAGTATCTGGCTCAGGCCAAATTTTTGCGCGGGTTCTGGTATTTCTATCTGGTACAGACCTGGGGCGATGTTCCGCTGCACACGCAGTTTATCACCGTGCCATCGCAGGCGGCTTCGCGCCAGCCCGTAGCGCAGGTGTACGAACAGATCATCAAAGACCTGACCGAAGCCGCTGCCGACCTGCCCAACACCCCGACGAGTCCGTTTCTGGGTAAAGCGGCTACCAAACCCGTCGCGCAGCTATTGCTGGCCAAAGCGTACCTGACGCGGGGCTGGCTCAACAATACGGCTTCTGATTTTACGCAGGCCGCGTCGATCTGTGCGGATATTATCGCCAACAAATCGTCGTACGGACTCGATCTGTGGCAGGACTATGGCGATGCCTTCAATCCGAGCAACGATTACGGCAAGGAAACCATGTTTGTGAGCGACCACGTGCTCGACCCAAAGTACGGCTACTATACCGTGGGTGGAGCCGCCGGTGGTGGTGCTGCGCAGAACCTGAGCCCCTGGTTTACCAACTGGAATTACCCCAACACGAGCGGTGTCAATTCCTTCAAAAACGCGTCGGGTGGGTTGGTCAACAACGGAACCTCGGGGATGATCCGGGACTCGTACTATGGTCGTCCGTATGTGCGGATGCGGCCCAACAGCGACAAGCAGAAAAGTGGCGACAACGTCGGTAAGAGCTATTTCCTAGATCAGGCGTTCACCAACCGGACGGTAGATTCCCGGTTTGCCAACTCGTTCTACACGGTGTATATCTCGAATACGTCGATCACCAACGCGGCCAACGCGGCCAACAACCAGCGGGGCATTGGCTTCACGACGGTGGTGGGGCAGGATACGGCTGTTTGGCTGCCGGACTACGAAGTAACCGGAGCCCCGCAGTTTGTGGGTACGCGTCCGTTCAAAGGCATCGTGGTGCCGCCAAGCCTGTGGAACAACGGTATTTTCCCGGCGCTGAAGAAGTTTATGGACCCCAGCCGGGGTGCCAACTTCAACGATCCGTCGACGCGCCCGGCTGTGCTGTACCGGTTCGCCGACGTGTACATGACGGGGGCTGAAGCGTACTTCAAAGCGGGCGA is part of the Spirosoma rhododendri genome and encodes:
- a CDS encoding RagB/SusD family nutrient uptake outer membrane protein, with amino-acid sequence MKAIKFCAVLGLTAVLSTGCEKILEENPQSQIVPSYFNSASGVLGGIAGVYNDIRGQWGTEGFTIEMQAGTDEFLRGASAGSSTAYDYNGLNGSNFGSAWGTAFQDINTLNGVLQYGQTVDLADATRKQYLAQAKFLRGFWYFYLVQTWGDVPLHTQFITVPSQAASRQPVAQVYEQIIKDLTEAAADLPNTPTSPFLGKAATKPVAQLLLAKAYLTRGWLNNTASDFTQAASICADIIANKSSYGLDLWQDYGDAFNPSNDYGKETMFVSDHVLDPKYGYYTVGGAAGGGAAQNLSPWFTNWNYPNTSGVNSFKNASGGLVNNGTSGMIRDSYYGRPYVRMRPNSDKQKSGDNVGKSYFLDQAFTNRTVDSRFANSFYTVYISNTSITNAANAANNQRGIGFTTVVGQDTAVWLPDYEVTGAPQFVGTRPFKGIVVPPSLWNNGIFPALKKFMDPSRGANFNDPSTRPAVLYRFADVYMTGAEAYFKAGDNTKAAALINVVRQRAAYRRTNTAAQNAAAVTAMTIQPSDVTLDFILDERSREFFGEWQRWHDLVRTRSLVRRVKAWNPEAAPYIQDFNMLRPIPQSQIDRVVDGPAFKQNTGY